From one Parambassis ranga chromosome 5, fParRan2.1, whole genome shotgun sequence genomic stretch:
- the tfeb gene encoding transcription factor EB isoform X1, with protein sequence MATRIGMRMQLMRDQLQQEEQRERQQQQQQNAALLPPYMQHCMAGSPAPTPAISTPQHYQSMQVPVEVLKVQTHLENPTDYHIRQSRRQQVKEYLSTTYATKQTVHAVSGLVPPSPPTNMGPTGGSASAPPPLHSPHMRTEQLMSGNSAPNSPMAMLNIGSSHEKEMDDVIDNIISMQSSYDDMQAYIDPVQMPNTLPLSSSHLDVYTGPGMKGPAIAMTSNSCPANLTIKRELSDTEARALAKERQKKDNHNLIERRRRFNINDRIKELGTMIPKTNDLVHSDVRWNKGTILRASVEYIKRMQKDVERTREVENNFKRMEMTNKQLMLRIQELEMQARLHGLPSTSSGLNPNDIMAPYIKQETSPEENLNHPQAQAHHQPQHLPHNHAQPQTHQHHFLPQSHLPPQGQAQPQPRHLQQLQQHLQPQPPIQFPAVGSSQPYDYNPSLDLCDGIPGFSDGMSGLGDLGGLDVQGRRGDLGFLMMDEPLSPMGGDPLLSAMSPEASVDSSRRSSFSIEDGDIL encoded by the exons ATGGCCACGCGCATCGGCATGCGCATGCAG ctgatGCGAGACCAgttgcagcaggaggagcagcgtgagcggcagcagcagcagcagcagaatgctGCCCTGCTGCCACCATACATGCAGCATTGCATGGCGGGGTCACCTGCACCCACCCCAGCCATTAGCACCCCGCAGCATTACCAAAGCATGCAGGTCCCTGTGGAGGTTCTTAAG GTACAAACCCACCTTGAGAATCCTACAGACTACCACATCCGTCAGTCTCGAAGGCAACAAGTGAAAGAATACCTGTCAACCACCTATGCTACCAAACAg ACTGTCCATGCAGTATCAGGGCTCGTGCCGCCCTCTCCTCCCACAAACATGGGACCGACGGGGGGTTCGGCGTCTGCACCCCCACCTCTCCACTCCCCACACATGCGCACTGAGCAGCTCATGTCTGGCAACAGTGCCCCCAACAGCCCCATGGCCATGCTCAACATTGGCTCCAGCCATGAGAAGGAG ATGGACGATGTTATTGATAATATCATCAGTATGCAGTCCAGTTATGATGATATGCAAGCTTACATTGACCCTGTCCAGATGCCAAACACA CTCCCGCTGTCAAGCAGTCACCTGGATGTGTATACAGGTCCTGGGATGAAGGGGCCAGCCATTGCTATGACCAGTAACTCCTGTCCTGCCAACCTAACCATCAAGAGAGAACTGTCAG ACACAGAAGCCCGTGCGTTGGCcaaggagagacagaagaaagacaacCACAACCTGA ttgaaaggaggaggaggttcaaCATTAACGATCGTATCAAAGAGCTGGGCACCATGATCCCCAAAACCAACGACCT TGTGCACAGTGATGTGCGTTGGAACAAAGGCACTATATTGCGGGCCTCAGTAGAGTACATTAAACGCATGCAGAAGGATGTTGAAAGGACCAGAGAGGTGGAGAACAACTTTAAAAGGATGGAGATGACCAACAAACAGCTGATGTTACGCATCCAG GAGTTGGAAATGCAGGCTCGTCTGCATGGCCTGCCCAGCACCTCCTCTGGCCTCAACCCGAATGACATAATGGCTCCTTACATAAAACAAGAGACCAGCCCAGAGGAGAACCTAAATCACCCACAGGCACAAGCCCACCACCAGCCACAGCACCTACCCCATAACCATGCTCAGCCTCAAACCCACCAGCACCACTTCCTCCCCCAATCCCACCTCCCCCCTCAGGGCCAGGCCCAGCCTCAACCCAGGCATCTCCAACAACTCCAACAGCACCTCCAGCCCCAGCCGCCTATCCAGTTCCCAGCGGTGGGCAGCTCCCAGCCTTATGACTATAACCCGTCGCTGGACTTGTGCGATGGAATACCCGGATTCTCTGACGGCATGTCAGGGCTGGGTGACCTGGGTGGACTGGATGTCCAGGGGAGGAGAGGTGATCTAGGCTTCCTGATGATGGACGAGCCTCTGTCCCCTATGGGTGGAGACCCGCTGCTCTCTGCAATGTCGCCTGAAGCCTCTGTGGATTCCAGCCGCAGATCCAGCTTCAGCATAGAGGATGGAGACATACTGtag
- the tfeb gene encoding transcription factor EB isoform X4, translating to MATRIGMRMQLMRDQLQQEEQRERQQQQQQNAALLPPYMQHCMAGSPAPTPAISTPQHYQSMQVPVEVLKVQTHLENPTDYHIRQSRRQQVKEYLSTTYATKQTVHAVSGLVPPSPPTNMGPTGGSASAPPPLHSPHMRTEQLMSGNSAPNSPMAMLNIGSSHEKEMDDVIDNIISMQSSYDDMQAYIDPVQMPNTLPLSSSHLDVYTGPGMKGPAIAMTSNSCPANLTIKRELSEARALAKERQKKDNHNLIERRRRFNINDRIKELGTMIPKTNDLDVRWNKGTILRASVEYIKRMQKDVERTREVENNFKRMEMTNKQLMLRIQELEMQARLHGLPSTSSGLNPNDIMAPYIKQETSPEENLNHPQAQAHHQPQHLPHNHAQPQTHQHHFLPQSHLPPQGQAQPQPRHLQQLQQHLQPQPPIQFPAVGSSQPYDYNPSLDLCDGIPGFSDGMSGLGDLGGLDVQGRRGDLGFLMMDEPLSPMGGDPLLSAMSPEASVDSSRRSSFSIEDGDIL from the exons ATGGCCACGCGCATCGGCATGCGCATGCAG ctgatGCGAGACCAgttgcagcaggaggagcagcgtgagcggcagcagcagcagcagcagaatgctGCCCTGCTGCCACCATACATGCAGCATTGCATGGCGGGGTCACCTGCACCCACCCCAGCCATTAGCACCCCGCAGCATTACCAAAGCATGCAGGTCCCTGTGGAGGTTCTTAAG GTACAAACCCACCTTGAGAATCCTACAGACTACCACATCCGTCAGTCTCGAAGGCAACAAGTGAAAGAATACCTGTCAACCACCTATGCTACCAAACAg ACTGTCCATGCAGTATCAGGGCTCGTGCCGCCCTCTCCTCCCACAAACATGGGACCGACGGGGGGTTCGGCGTCTGCACCCCCACCTCTCCACTCCCCACACATGCGCACTGAGCAGCTCATGTCTGGCAACAGTGCCCCCAACAGCCCCATGGCCATGCTCAACATTGGCTCCAGCCATGAGAAGGAG ATGGACGATGTTATTGATAATATCATCAGTATGCAGTCCAGTTATGATGATATGCAAGCTTACATTGACCCTGTCCAGATGCCAAACACA CTCCCGCTGTCAAGCAGTCACCTGGATGTGTATACAGGTCCTGGGATGAAGGGGCCAGCCATTGCTATGACCAGTAACTCCTGTCCTGCCAACCTAACCATCAAGAGAGAACTGTCAG AAGCCCGTGCGTTGGCcaaggagagacagaagaaagacaacCACAACCTGA ttgaaaggaggaggaggttcaaCATTAACGATCGTATCAAAGAGCTGGGCACCATGATCCCCAAAACCAACGACCT TGATGTGCGTTGGAACAAAGGCACTATATTGCGGGCCTCAGTAGAGTACATTAAACGCATGCAGAAGGATGTTGAAAGGACCAGAGAGGTGGAGAACAACTTTAAAAGGATGGAGATGACCAACAAACAGCTGATGTTACGCATCCAG GAGTTGGAAATGCAGGCTCGTCTGCATGGCCTGCCCAGCACCTCCTCTGGCCTCAACCCGAATGACATAATGGCTCCTTACATAAAACAAGAGACCAGCCCAGAGGAGAACCTAAATCACCCACAGGCACAAGCCCACCACCAGCCACAGCACCTACCCCATAACCATGCTCAGCCTCAAACCCACCAGCACCACTTCCTCCCCCAATCCCACCTCCCCCCTCAGGGCCAGGCCCAGCCTCAACCCAGGCATCTCCAACAACTCCAACAGCACCTCCAGCCCCAGCCGCCTATCCAGTTCCCAGCGGTGGGCAGCTCCCAGCCTTATGACTATAACCCGTCGCTGGACTTGTGCGATGGAATACCCGGATTCTCTGACGGCATGTCAGGGCTGGGTGACCTGGGTGGACTGGATGTCCAGGGGAGGAGAGGTGATCTAGGCTTCCTGATGATGGACGAGCCTCTGTCCCCTATGGGTGGAGACCCGCTGCTCTCTGCAATGTCGCCTGAAGCCTCTGTGGATTCCAGCCGCAGATCCAGCTTCAGCATAGAGGATGGAGACATACTGtag
- the tfeb gene encoding transcription factor EB isoform X2: protein MATRIGMRMQLMRDQLQQEEQRERQQQQQQNAALLPPYMQHCMAGSPAPTPAISTPQHYQSMQVPVEVLKVQTHLENPTDYHIRQSRRQQVKEYLSTTYATKQTVHAVSGLVPPSPPTNMGPTGGSASAPPPLHSPHMRTEQLMSGNSAPNSPMAMLNIGSSHEKEMDDVIDNIISMQSSYDDMQAYIDPVQMPNTLPLSSSHLDVYTGPGMKGPAIAMTSNSCPANLTIKRELSEARALAKERQKKDNHNLIERRRRFNINDRIKELGTMIPKTNDLVHSDVRWNKGTILRASVEYIKRMQKDVERTREVENNFKRMEMTNKQLMLRIQELEMQARLHGLPSTSSGLNPNDIMAPYIKQETSPEENLNHPQAQAHHQPQHLPHNHAQPQTHQHHFLPQSHLPPQGQAQPQPRHLQQLQQHLQPQPPIQFPAVGSSQPYDYNPSLDLCDGIPGFSDGMSGLGDLGGLDVQGRRGDLGFLMMDEPLSPMGGDPLLSAMSPEASVDSSRRSSFSIEDGDIL from the exons ATGGCCACGCGCATCGGCATGCGCATGCAG ctgatGCGAGACCAgttgcagcaggaggagcagcgtgagcggcagcagcagcagcagcagaatgctGCCCTGCTGCCACCATACATGCAGCATTGCATGGCGGGGTCACCTGCACCCACCCCAGCCATTAGCACCCCGCAGCATTACCAAAGCATGCAGGTCCCTGTGGAGGTTCTTAAG GTACAAACCCACCTTGAGAATCCTACAGACTACCACATCCGTCAGTCTCGAAGGCAACAAGTGAAAGAATACCTGTCAACCACCTATGCTACCAAACAg ACTGTCCATGCAGTATCAGGGCTCGTGCCGCCCTCTCCTCCCACAAACATGGGACCGACGGGGGGTTCGGCGTCTGCACCCCCACCTCTCCACTCCCCACACATGCGCACTGAGCAGCTCATGTCTGGCAACAGTGCCCCCAACAGCCCCATGGCCATGCTCAACATTGGCTCCAGCCATGAGAAGGAG ATGGACGATGTTATTGATAATATCATCAGTATGCAGTCCAGTTATGATGATATGCAAGCTTACATTGACCCTGTCCAGATGCCAAACACA CTCCCGCTGTCAAGCAGTCACCTGGATGTGTATACAGGTCCTGGGATGAAGGGGCCAGCCATTGCTATGACCAGTAACTCCTGTCCTGCCAACCTAACCATCAAGAGAGAACTGTCAG AAGCCCGTGCGTTGGCcaaggagagacagaagaaagacaacCACAACCTGA ttgaaaggaggaggaggttcaaCATTAACGATCGTATCAAAGAGCTGGGCACCATGATCCCCAAAACCAACGACCT TGTGCACAGTGATGTGCGTTGGAACAAAGGCACTATATTGCGGGCCTCAGTAGAGTACATTAAACGCATGCAGAAGGATGTTGAAAGGACCAGAGAGGTGGAGAACAACTTTAAAAGGATGGAGATGACCAACAAACAGCTGATGTTACGCATCCAG GAGTTGGAAATGCAGGCTCGTCTGCATGGCCTGCCCAGCACCTCCTCTGGCCTCAACCCGAATGACATAATGGCTCCTTACATAAAACAAGAGACCAGCCCAGAGGAGAACCTAAATCACCCACAGGCACAAGCCCACCACCAGCCACAGCACCTACCCCATAACCATGCTCAGCCTCAAACCCACCAGCACCACTTCCTCCCCCAATCCCACCTCCCCCCTCAGGGCCAGGCCCAGCCTCAACCCAGGCATCTCCAACAACTCCAACAGCACCTCCAGCCCCAGCCGCCTATCCAGTTCCCAGCGGTGGGCAGCTCCCAGCCTTATGACTATAACCCGTCGCTGGACTTGTGCGATGGAATACCCGGATTCTCTGACGGCATGTCAGGGCTGGGTGACCTGGGTGGACTGGATGTCCAGGGGAGGAGAGGTGATCTAGGCTTCCTGATGATGGACGAGCCTCTGTCCCCTATGGGTGGAGACCCGCTGCTCTCTGCAATGTCGCCTGAAGCCTCTGTGGATTCCAGCCGCAGATCCAGCTTCAGCATAGAGGATGGAGACATACTGtag
- the tfeb gene encoding transcription factor EB isoform X3 has product MATRIGMRMQLMRDQLQQEEQRERQQQQQQNAALLPPYMQHCMAGSPAPTPAISTPQHYQSMQVPVEVLKVQTHLENPTDYHIRQSRRQQVKEYLSTTYATKQTVHAVSGLVPPSPPTNMGPTGGSASAPPPLHSPHMRTEQLMSGNSAPNSPMAMLNIGSSHEKEMDDVIDNIISMQSSYDDMQAYIDPVQMPNTLPLSSSHLDVYTGPGMKGPAIAMTSNSCPANLTIKRELSDTEARALAKERQKKDNHNLIERRRRFNINDRIKELGTMIPKTNDLDVRWNKGTILRASVEYIKRMQKDVERTREVENNFKRMEMTNKQLMLRIQELEMQARLHGLPSTSSGLNPNDIMAPYIKQETSPEENLNHPQAQAHHQPQHLPHNHAQPQTHQHHFLPQSHLPPQGQAQPQPRHLQQLQQHLQPQPPIQFPAVGSSQPYDYNPSLDLCDGIPGFSDGMSGLGDLGGLDVQGRRGDLGFLMMDEPLSPMGGDPLLSAMSPEASVDSSRRSSFSIEDGDIL; this is encoded by the exons ATGGCCACGCGCATCGGCATGCGCATGCAG ctgatGCGAGACCAgttgcagcaggaggagcagcgtgagcggcagcagcagcagcagcagaatgctGCCCTGCTGCCACCATACATGCAGCATTGCATGGCGGGGTCACCTGCACCCACCCCAGCCATTAGCACCCCGCAGCATTACCAAAGCATGCAGGTCCCTGTGGAGGTTCTTAAG GTACAAACCCACCTTGAGAATCCTACAGACTACCACATCCGTCAGTCTCGAAGGCAACAAGTGAAAGAATACCTGTCAACCACCTATGCTACCAAACAg ACTGTCCATGCAGTATCAGGGCTCGTGCCGCCCTCTCCTCCCACAAACATGGGACCGACGGGGGGTTCGGCGTCTGCACCCCCACCTCTCCACTCCCCACACATGCGCACTGAGCAGCTCATGTCTGGCAACAGTGCCCCCAACAGCCCCATGGCCATGCTCAACATTGGCTCCAGCCATGAGAAGGAG ATGGACGATGTTATTGATAATATCATCAGTATGCAGTCCAGTTATGATGATATGCAAGCTTACATTGACCCTGTCCAGATGCCAAACACA CTCCCGCTGTCAAGCAGTCACCTGGATGTGTATACAGGTCCTGGGATGAAGGGGCCAGCCATTGCTATGACCAGTAACTCCTGTCCTGCCAACCTAACCATCAAGAGAGAACTGTCAG ACACAGAAGCCCGTGCGTTGGCcaaggagagacagaagaaagacaacCACAACCTGA ttgaaaggaggaggaggttcaaCATTAACGATCGTATCAAAGAGCTGGGCACCATGATCCCCAAAACCAACGACCT TGATGTGCGTTGGAACAAAGGCACTATATTGCGGGCCTCAGTAGAGTACATTAAACGCATGCAGAAGGATGTTGAAAGGACCAGAGAGGTGGAGAACAACTTTAAAAGGATGGAGATGACCAACAAACAGCTGATGTTACGCATCCAG GAGTTGGAAATGCAGGCTCGTCTGCATGGCCTGCCCAGCACCTCCTCTGGCCTCAACCCGAATGACATAATGGCTCCTTACATAAAACAAGAGACCAGCCCAGAGGAGAACCTAAATCACCCACAGGCACAAGCCCACCACCAGCCACAGCACCTACCCCATAACCATGCTCAGCCTCAAACCCACCAGCACCACTTCCTCCCCCAATCCCACCTCCCCCCTCAGGGCCAGGCCCAGCCTCAACCCAGGCATCTCCAACAACTCCAACAGCACCTCCAGCCCCAGCCGCCTATCCAGTTCCCAGCGGTGGGCAGCTCCCAGCCTTATGACTATAACCCGTCGCTGGACTTGTGCGATGGAATACCCGGATTCTCTGACGGCATGTCAGGGCTGGGTGACCTGGGTGGACTGGATGTCCAGGGGAGGAGAGGTGATCTAGGCTTCCTGATGATGGACGAGCCTCTGTCCCCTATGGGTGGAGACCCGCTGCTCTCTGCAATGTCGCCTGAAGCCTCTGTGGATTCCAGCCGCAGATCCAGCTTCAGCATAGAGGATGGAGACATACTGtag